A region from the Altererythrobacter sp. H2 genome encodes:
- a CDS encoding phasin family protein — protein MATKPESKIDAAAEKAYAEAAAKKADTAPAAADVTPAASAAPVVAEKAAAAPKAEAKVAVAKKAAPKKVAARKAAVKQPAPKKAPARVAAKIATPKTTAPKRPVAAVKATELKDTIMTKAKTTAADYTAQVKEGLATAQERAKAAYEKSTVLAAEMGEFSKGNLEAVVESGKILASGVQTMAKTQFEDAKAAVEVLTADVKEMTAVKSPTDFVQLQGKIASRNFDAAVAQLSKTTEAWVKLANDTFAPISSRAAVAMEKVRKAA, from the coding sequence ATGGCCACCAAGCCCGAAAGCAAGATCGATGCAGCTGCCGAAAAGGCCTATGCCGAAGCGGCTGCCAAGAAGGCTGACACCGCGCCTGCTGCTGCAGACGTGACTCCTGCTGCTTCCGCCGCGCCGGTCGTGGCAGAGAAGGCTGCGGCCGCTCCGAAGGCCGAGGCCAAGGTTGCCGTCGCCAAGAAGGCGGCACCGAAAAAGGTCGCGGCCCGTAAGGCCGCCGTCAAGCAGCCCGCGCCCAAGAAGGCCCCTGCCCGGGTCGCCGCCAAGATCGCAACTCCCAAGACCACTGCGCCCAAGCGCCCGGTCGCGGCCGTCAAGGCCACTGAACTGAAGGACACCATCATGACCAAAGCCAAGACTACCGCCGCTGACTACACCGCCCAGGTCAAGGAAGGCCTCGCCACCGCCCAGGAACGCGCCAAGGCCGCCTACGAGAAGAGCACCGTGCTGGCCGCCGAAATGGGCGAGTTCAGCAAGGGCAACCTCGAAGCCGTCGTCGAATCGGGCAAAATCCTCGCTTCGGGCGTTCAGACCATGGCCAAGACTCAGTTCGAAGACGCCAAGGCAGCAGTCGAAGTGCTGACCGCCGACGTCAAGGAAATGACTGCCGTCAAGTCGCCGACCGACTTCGTCCAACTCCAGGGCAAGATCGCCAGCCGCAACTTCGACGCTGCCGTGGCGCAGCTGTCGAAGACCACGGAAGCCTGGGTCAAGCTCGCCAACGACACTTTCGCGCCGATTTCGAGCCGCGCTGCGGTGGCGATGGAAAAGGTCCGCAAGGCGGCCTGA
- a CDS encoding PHA/PHB synthase family protein — translation MAGRQDPFGALFDMQGEAMREMFAGVGLTGPDAGAAASGQDGQGDQSAWLGVAGQLQSMWLSFLAEKGMDGTGVPNPLDPAQFLLMTQGWAKAAPFQPEAMQQLVQDGMDLWQGVLGSMLGKSEPAASLPRKDRRFADPAWTGHPAYTLLHQTYLMVADYLVKAARDVDGVPDEGKAQLRFATQALVDAMSPDNFLATNPVVLKRTIETGGQNLVKGLGHLINDLRRGQLTHTDAEAFTLGENLAATPGKVVHETRLFQLIQYTPTTDKVLATPLVIFPPWINRFYILDLTPKKSFIKWAVDQGVSVFVVSWKSADASLADVEWDDYIRAQIETIDFVRARLDVPAVHAIGYCVAGTTLAATLAILARRGEAEKVRSATFFTAQVDFERAGELLNFIDDKQMELIGSLSPDGYLDGRFLAATFNSLRGKDLIWNYVVNNYLLGEDYPAFDLLHWNGDVTNLPARWHLAYLRDLYRDNKLVKPDAMSADGTPIDLGLVETPSYVQAGKEDHIAPAESVWRITEHFSGDVTFLLAGSGHIAGVVNPPAAGKYQYWTGDSKAGSLKEFVAGATEHPGSWWPNWLAWLCNLDGTTVAAKGKRVPGGKGDSVIEDAPGRYVKTR, via the coding sequence ATGGCCGGACGTCAGGACCCCTTCGGTGCCCTGTTTGACATGCAGGGCGAAGCCATGCGGGAAATGTTTGCCGGTGTCGGACTGACAGGCCCGGACGCCGGCGCCGCAGCGTCCGGGCAAGACGGGCAGGGTGATCAATCCGCGTGGCTGGGCGTGGCGGGGCAGCTCCAGTCGATGTGGCTGTCGTTCCTTGCGGAAAAGGGGATGGATGGCACCGGCGTGCCCAATCCGCTCGATCCGGCGCAGTTCCTGCTGATGACTCAGGGCTGGGCCAAGGCTGCACCTTTCCAGCCGGAAGCCATGCAGCAGCTCGTGCAGGACGGGATGGATCTGTGGCAGGGTGTGCTCGGCTCCATGCTGGGCAAGAGTGAACCGGCCGCCAGTCTGCCGCGCAAGGATCGCCGCTTCGCTGACCCGGCCTGGACCGGGCACCCCGCATACACCCTGCTGCATCAGACTTACCTGATGGTGGCTGATTATCTGGTCAAGGCGGCCAGAGATGTCGACGGCGTGCCGGACGAGGGCAAGGCGCAGCTGCGGTTTGCCACTCAGGCGCTGGTCGATGCCATGAGCCCGGACAATTTCCTTGCCACCAATCCCGTGGTGCTCAAGCGCACGATCGAGACCGGCGGGCAGAACCTGGTCAAGGGGCTGGGCCACCTGATCAACGATCTCAGGCGCGGGCAACTGACCCACACCGATGCCGAAGCGTTTACGCTGGGCGAAAACCTGGCTGCCACGCCGGGCAAGGTGGTGCACGAGACGCGGCTCTTCCAGCTTATCCAGTACACACCCACCACCGACAAGGTTCTGGCGACCCCGCTGGTGATCTTCCCGCCGTGGATCAACCGGTTCTACATTCTCGACCTGACGCCCAAGAAGAGCTTCATCAAGTGGGCGGTCGATCAGGGTGTGAGCGTGTTCGTGGTCAGCTGGAAATCGGCCGATGCGAGCCTGGCTGACGTGGAATGGGATGATTACATCCGGGCCCAGATCGAAACGATCGACTTTGTCCGCGCCCGGCTCGACGTGCCCGCAGTCCACGCAATCGGCTATTGCGTGGCAGGCACGACGCTGGCGGCAACCCTGGCTATTCTGGCGCGGCGGGGCGAGGCGGAGAAAGTCCGCTCGGCCACGTTCTTCACCGCCCAGGTCGATTTCGAGCGGGCGGGCGAGCTGCTCAATTTCATCGACGACAAGCAGATGGAGCTGATCGGCTCGCTCTCGCCGGACGGCTATCTCGACGGGCGGTTCCTGGCAGCGACCTTCAATTCCTTGCGCGGCAAGGACCTGATCTGGAACTATGTCGTCAACAACTACCTGCTGGGGGAGGATTATCCGGCGTTCGACCTGCTTCACTGGAACGGGGATGTCACCAACCTGCCCGCGCGCTGGCATCTGGCCTACCTGCGCGATCTCTACCGCGACAACAAGCTGGTCAAGCCTGATGCCATGAGCGCGGATGGCACGCCGATCGACCTCGGGCTGGTCGAGACGCCGAGCTATGTCCAGGCTGGCAAGGAAGACCATATTGCGCCCGCTGAAAGCGTGTGGCGGATTACCGAGCATTTCAGTGGCGACGTCACGTTCCTGCTGGCCGGGTCAGGCCACATCGCGGGTGTGGTCAACCCGCCCGCAGCGGGCAAGTACCAGTACTGGACCGGCGACAGCAAAGCCGGGTCGCTCAAGGAATTCGTGGCGGGCGCGACCGAGCATCCGGGCAGCTGGTGGCCCAATTGGCTTGCCTGGCTGTGCAACCTGGACGGGACAACCGTGGCTGCCAAGGGCAAGCGGGTGCCGGGCGGCAAGGGTGACAGCGTGATCGAGGATGCGCCTGGGCGCTACGTCAAGACCCGGTAA